One Kineococcus aurantiacus genomic window carries:
- the trpA gene encoding tryptophan synthase subunit alpha — protein MSALETPARVGTAAAAIDRATAEGRAALVAYLPVGFPDVDGSIEAAKAAVAGGADVVELGLPYSDPTMDGATIQRATEVCLTNRTRPADVLRAVEAVAATGAAVLVMTYWPPIDRYGVDRWAADLANAGGAGLITPDLIPDEAGAWLAASDAHDLERVFLVAPSSTDARLATTAAACRGFVYAASLMGVTGTRASVGAGAADLVRRTRAAGAERVCVGLGVSTPAQATEVAGYADGVIVGSAFVQRLLDADSTTAGVKAVGELAEALAAGVRARS, from the coding sequence GTGAGCGCTCTGGAGACGCCCGCGCGCGTGGGCACGGCGGCCGCGGCGATCGACCGGGCCACGGCCGAGGGCCGGGCCGCGCTGGTGGCGTACCTGCCCGTCGGCTTCCCCGACGTCGACGGCTCGATCGAGGCCGCGAAGGCGGCCGTCGCCGGCGGGGCCGACGTCGTGGAGCTGGGTCTGCCGTACTCCGACCCCACGATGGACGGCGCCACGATCCAGCGGGCCACCGAGGTGTGCCTGACGAACCGGACGCGCCCGGCCGACGTGCTGCGCGCCGTCGAGGCCGTGGCCGCCACCGGGGCGGCCGTGCTGGTCATGACGTACTGGCCGCCGATCGACCGCTACGGCGTGGACCGCTGGGCCGCGGACCTGGCGAACGCCGGGGGAGCCGGGCTCATCACCCCCGACCTCATCCCCGACGAGGCCGGGGCGTGGCTGGCCGCCAGCGACGCCCACGACCTCGAGCGCGTCTTCCTCGTCGCCCCCAGCTCCACCGACGCCCGGCTGGCCACGACCGCGGCGGCCTGCCGCGGGTTCGTGTACGCGGCCTCGCTCATGGGGGTCACCGGCACCCGCGCGAGCGTGGGCGCCGGGGCGGCGGACCTGGTCCGGCGCACCCGCGCCGCGGGCGCCGAGCGCGTCTGCGTCGGGCTGGGGGTCTCGACCCCGGCCCAGGCCACCGAGGTCGCCGGCTACGCCGACGGCGTCATCGTCGGGTCGGCGTTCGTCCAGCGCCTGCTGGACGCCGACTCCACCACCGCCGGCGTGAAGGCCGTCGGCGAGCTGGCCGAGGCCCTGGCCGCGGGCGTCCGCGCCCGGTCCTGA